TCTGGAGAAAGAACGCGCGGAGGAGGAGTTATTCTCGATTGACAAGCCCACTTCGAAGCGGGCATCTGCCGCCAAGTCCACGAGGTCAGGCACTTCCGAGTCAAAAGGCAACCGGAAACAGTCCAACACATCCAAGCAGCGCGTCAAACGCGTCATCTTAGAGGATGTCAGCAGCGCTCTGGAATCTACCGAACAATCAAAGGCATCTGCGGATGGAAATGATCTTACGCTGTTGAGCGTAATTGACGTATGTTCATGAGTCCGATGTATATGACCTCTGCGACCTCTGCTAAATATCTTGGATGATTTAGGAAAATGAGATCGCCAAGCTCCGAAAAACGCTGGAGGAAGAACGCCTGTCTCGCAAGCAACGCCGTTCCAGCGCTGCCAAAGACGCGTCCACCATTGAGGCTGTGAACTCGATTCGCCAGAGCATCCTCAAGGCCCCTCAGCCACGCAAATCGTCGTTGCGAGAGCCAAAGCCAACCATTTCTCGTCCTGCATCGGCGGCAGGCGACATTACGACCCGGTCCTCTGCAACTACAGATGCCGATACAAGCCTTGTTGTGCCCACTGCTGAGCGGCTACGACGTCACTCCGATCAGTCAGTCGTGCCTACACCTCAGCGAAGAAAGCGAAGGAACGTTGAGGACATGACGTCTGCCTTCATCCTTCCCGACATCACTCTTAGCCGCGCGGACTTAGCTGCCCGGAATCCATCTCAATTACCCGAATCGACCCAGCGTGCTTTGAACGAAATCGCCCAGCATGATGGAAACAACTGTGTGATCTGCAAGATCGTGCACCCCCACGGAGACTCCTGTTCGCTCGAGGCTATGAAGATCCCTCAGCCTGTTCCAGTTTCTGAACGCATGCCGAACACTGAGGATCCCACGATGCGCCCGTCACAGCCGCCTGCTGTGGCTCTCGCCACTGTGCTCAAGACGCTAGAGGACGAACTCGCCCACCTAAAAATGCAGCTTGCCTCCTACCAGGCGGCCTATAATAAGCTTGACGCTTCACTTGGCAAGCGTCAGCGCAAATCCGTGATGCGCAAGATCGAGACTGTCATGAAGGACATTGATATGAAGTCGGATCAAATTTACTCGCTCTACGACGTGTTGGAAACATGCAAGGGCGACATTTCAAAGCGTGACCTCGACCTGACGCTGGAGTCTATTGGCATTGACATGACCGCCAACACTTCCAAGTCACGTACGGGTCCAGTCAATTTggatgacgaagaggaagacgatCTGCCCTGGGAGGGCATCGAGAGCACCGCGGAACTGACCGGTCGCACATGATTTCCTGAAGTTTTATCCTTATTTTTTCCAAGCTTTTGGCGACTattttttattcttctttcttcgcGGATAGAATGTCTTTCTCCGCCCTGTTCAATGATTCTGCGCCTTGTTTGAGTTCACCCGGTCTTGCGGTGATGTATCATGGGTGTGTCTTGCTTGTGAAACAGTGTGGAGGCGGTAGTAGATGCCGGGGGCAGGCTGTTGTGTTTAGGTAGTCAGGGCAAAAAGAAGACTTGTCCTGAAAATATGTAGTACAATACATCCCAAAAAAATGACGCCATCGCTATGCGTAAAATTGAATCTCGAATTGCCTAAGCAGCTTTCTGACCAACGGCAGCCATCGCGGCTCCCTCAGTAGAGGCTGGCTTGGAAAGGCCAAGGGCAGAGGTGGCATCTCGTTGTGCAACTTCCTCCTGAACGAAACAGCCTAACCCAGCAAATGCCTCGAGAAGTGTTCTCGAGTAATACTCTTGCAAGTCGTACCCGCCAGCTTGAACAGTGGTATCTGAGCGGAGCTTGTCCAAGAATGCGTATGGATATGACTCCAGCTGAGTATAGTAATCGCGCTTGCCCGGCACAAGGCCCATGAAGGGGTCGTAAGGCTTCTCTGGTTCGGGGGTCTTGATCTTCCGCAAGCCCTTGATGAGCCCTGAACCTGAAATAGAGCCAGCAGTATCGGCCGTGGTCAATCCCGTACCGGTACGCTTGCCCTCGGAGCCTCGCAAAGCAGCCTGCTTCTGCCGAATGCGGTCCTCCTCACTGCGTCTAGCAGATGATTTCTTCAGGTGTACCTTGTGTCCCTCACGAGCGATAGCAGCCGCGTCTACAGCCGAGCCAGATGCGAGCCTTGTAAGGAAGTCCTCGCGAGTAGCCTGCTGCTCGCGCCGCTCATTCTCGTATTCCTCTCGGGCGATCTGTTGACGGAGCCGGGCCTCTTCTTGCTCCATAAgaattttcttttggaaGGTAGTTGCTTCTTGTTCCTCGAGCAATTGATTCGCTTTGATTGATTGCATATTTTCCTGCGCGTAGGCTTGTAATTGAGCCTCCGTTTTGGCCACGTCGGTCCGACACACTAGGTTGGCGATGATCTCTTCGCGCTGCTCAAGAAAATCGTCATAGGCGCGCTTCGAATCGAACTCCTCCTCTCGTCGGTTCAAGCTGTTCCACAATTTGTTAGATTGATTCTCACGCTGGGGCGGGGGAGGGCggatggagaggaaagaagaaaagagtcCTTTACATATGCATCACCCGCCGCCGAATATCAACTTCTCGCTCAACTCCGATATCTTCAAACGTTTGCTGGCGGAAACGATTCTTTCGTAGAGTTTTCCGACATCCAGCGACGGGACAACTGGCTGGACCAGAAGAGAAAATTCGATCGACGCAAGATTCGCACATCTTGTGGTAGCACTCCGGATTGATGAGAAACCGCATATTCGGATTGAGGTACCGCGAGGATTTGCACACAGGGCAGACCTCTGGTATGAGATCGATTAGTAGCTGACTTGCATCATTGGAAATTTCTCTCAAGGGAGCtcaccatcctcatcctgaGGGTCGATCCTATTTTTGGACGCCATGATGAGCTGTTGGCAATCTGGGTAGAAGTTCAAAGGCGGCGGAGATCTCCAAGAGATGGAGATAAAGGCGGGATCCACCACGTGCACGGACCAGGTCTTCGGTCTTCGGCGTTGTtctacctttttttttttccttcgcCCCTCCACTATCAGAACCACTTTTCTGCATTCTCCCTGACATGGAGAACTTTTGACAACGATCATCGCTTTTGCATTTTCTCGTGACTCACCATGGGCATACCTAATCACAATCTTGACGACCTCGAGAAGAGGCGACTTGCCCTCGAAAGCAACATTTCCGAACTGCAAAAATCACTCTACCATTGGAGAACATGGGAGGCAGAGTATGACGGTCTTCGAGAAGAGATTCAAGATCTGGAGGATGGCGCCACTTCAGAGAAGATGCGATCTATTGCGCGCCAATACGAAGGATCATTAGTCACCGAGACGGAGATCCAAGCGATTCTCCGAACGCAAGCCGGCGTCAATCGATCGCGCACGCAGGTTGTTGATCTCCTTGGCCGGCGAATCGACTACGTGAAGCAGAATGTTGCGACAATGGAAAAAAGACTGCGAGCAGCGGAAGATGAACTCTACACCTTGGACTCGAATGACCAGCCTCCAGCGGATGTCTCCAAAGACCAGGGATTTGCCTTGAGCGAAATTGTGGAAGAGTTAGACGAGGAGGGGAATGTGGTCTCCAGTTCCATCAACAAGCCCGGCGACCATGCATCGGACATTCTGGAAGCTCTCAAGAAGGCCGGGGTTGAAGACATTCCGCAAAGCTCCAATTCCAGCGAAAATGCCACGGTTTCGACGAGTCCTGCTCAGGATGAAAAGGCGAATGTAATTGAGGATTCCCCAAGTGATGCTAGGAGCGAACAAGCTGCGATTAAGGAGACGCCGGTGCCCAAAAATGAACCAAAAGTGCAGGAGGATGACCTTGACCTATCTAAGCCAGTGTCGCTTGTAACACCTGAGGATCGCGCCCAATCGCCCGTGACCGACATCGACGAGCCTGCTGATGAGGCTACTCTCCGCCGAGAACTGCTTGAATACGGAATTCATGAAGTTGGTGCGATTGTCGCGGAATTGGagctggatgatgatgcgagTGAATTTTCTGTCTCGGACGAGGAATACGACGTGGGCacagaggacgaggaggatgaagatgagttCGGCCGATCACACACTTTTCTGTCGGAGGAATATCACCAGCAAATGCGGGAACTGGAAGCGAAGCTCAACGCCAGAGGCATGACCAACTTGGGCAAAGACACTCAGACATTCCCAGAAGAGATTCGACACGAGATCCAAACCTCTGCTGATGAACCCGCCGGGGAGACTGAAGTTGTCGAGAACACCGACAAGGAGAAaaagccgaagaagaaggtcgcGTTTGCCGACGATCTCGATATCGCGCCATCTGTCAAACCAACTCCGttagaaaagaaaaccccaCCGACAAAACCACAGGCTAGTGTCCAAGTTTTATCCGACGCCATCGTTGAGCGTACGACACAACCGCAGGAACCCAAGCCTACGACAACCAAGGGACCAAAGAAGGTGTCCCGTTTCAAGAGCACTCGGGCCCTCGATCCCGAGGCGTCTCCTGCCGATCTTCCCGCCAAGCCTGCTCCAGCCCAGTTGCTCACTCAGCCGATGAGGTTTGGAAGTTCTGCAAAACATACGGATCCCAGCGATTCAGTACCACCATCTGGTTTATTCCCTGCTACTCCACAGGAGCCAAAGCCTTTCTCCACGCCTATCACAGATATTCCCATCGGCCCGTCAGCTCCCAAACCTCCAGTGGGAAAGACTCTGGCTGATAAGTTGGTCGAGCGAGATATCGCTCCCGGGTCAATCACAGCTCCTGCTCCCGACGAGCTGGACGAAGAGATACATCGACGGGAGATCGCATCCGAGTACTACAGAATGCGGAACAGTAAAATCCAGGCACAAGGTGGTTTCGTCAACGACGAGGAACCTGAATTTGTCCCCATCGAGGAGCCCGCTCAAAAGGTCAGCCGGTTCAAGGCTGCGCGGCTAAGACCGTGAGTTTGTATGATTTCACCAGGTGAAAGATTTTGTATAACCACATCAACATTCTAGACCTTGAATTACAAGACACATCTATCACTTGCACTCATTGCTATTTTGCGCTAAACAAAAGAGCACACTGTCACCTCCAATCACTGAACTTTTACTTCCGCGCTTCCTTCCTCTAGGGACTGGTATTGATGCGGTTTTATCCGTATCAATTTGGACGCGCCTCCTCTTTCGTGGGACTCTATGGCGCGTTCAATATCACCACTCCAAGATTGAATCTACAATGGGGACATCTCTGGCTGCCTCGCCTTTGTATTTCCTGTGAGCTTCTTTTGGTCTCATGAGAGTCTGTGTATTGTGCTATTTGCTTCAGACAGTACTTACGGAGTCTCTTTTTGTTGCCAGTGGCTTTCAGAAAGTCCAGCATAATGGTGTTGCCGTtattttttctcccccaacATACATAGCAAGATGTTACAGATGCTTAAAAATAGAAACTTTCATGAATCACGAATCTTGAAGCCTCAGACCATACGAAGAACGCTGGGTGGCCTGTGATAAAATGTTCATTAATCCTCGCAGGTGTCGAACAAGAGAGGAAGCGCCTCAGACTCCTATTGCGTAATTGTGGTTCCAGGTACAGAGCATCCCCAGCTTCATGCCGAGGGTCACAATGAGAATATGACACAGTGTCGAGATCGCCTGGACACGGTAATCATATGTCCTCATGGTGACCGCTGCCAAAAGAAGCAGGGGATACAGTAGCCACGGTTTAACAACCATGGGTGAACAAGGGTGCAGCACTGTGACCACCTTGAATAGGAACAGCGAGACTTGCAGGGTGGGTGAAATCACCGACGTGCCGAAGCGGCGCATCATTGCGAATGGGGagggcggtggtggagggaggAGTTGCTGCACATGTGGTACAGGCTGAGTCTGGGGTCCTAGCATCTCTTCGTGCAAAGGCAGCGATCTTTCCATGAGATTTGATGGAGGGTTTGAGAACCTCTGCCGCATGACCATGTCCTTCTCTGGGTTCATTGAAGAGCGCCGAGTGTCCAAAGCCGTATCAGATACCAGGGTGCTGCTGATTCCCGGGTTCGTGTCAAAAACCGATTCTTGCCGTACAGAAACCGGGCTTTGAGCAGTTCTTTTCTTGATAGGTGAAAGTGCCCGTTCTGACATACGTTGTGGAGATGCAGATTCGACTGCACAGACCCTTCCAGGTCCATTCATGTCTGGGCCTGTTGAATTATTGCGCTTAAATCTGAAACTCTCACTAGCATTGTTGGCCGCTTGAATTTCATTCAGAACGTCATCCGCTGTCGGACGTTGGCCCGGGTCCACAGAGAGCAGGCGATCCAGGAATGAATATAGCTTGGCTGGCAGATCACGCCTTCTCCGCCGCACGTTGTCAAATCCAGGCCAGTGCGTAATCTCTTCGCGAAGCTGATCCAAGTCCTCGTTATCTTCATTCAAGATATCGGCGCCGTGGTAGGGAAGATCACCGAAGCACAAGAAATAAAGGATCATCCCCAGTGAGAAGATATCAGACTTGAACGTGAAATTTCCAAAGGGTCCGCCGGGATATTCTTGCCGAAGAACTTCGGGGGCGCAGTATGAAACTGTTCCTGTGGCGCCAGTTGACTTGCGCATTGCATTTTGTGATTGAACTTCGCCAAAATCGCTCACAAGAACTCTCAGACCATCACTTGTCTCGTGAAGAAGACAGTTGTTAGGCTTCAAATCGCGGTGGATGTAACCGTTCATATGAAGGTGACGGAGCCCAGCGGTGATGTCTCTGAAGAAGGAATAGATCTCGTCCAATTGGAGCTTTCTGGGACCTCCAGTCTCTGGTTTCGGATCCGTTTCCCCTTTGGACTTTCTGCGCAGCCGGTCTTTGAGTTGTTGAGCCGTGGTCGTCGTTTGTATATTCCCGCAAAGGTAGTGATGTAAATCGCCCGCATTACAGTACTGTTGGATGATGAACGCGCAGGGAACGCTAGGGCCAAAGGTGCTGATCCTAGCATTTTCAAGCCATACATGGCGATAAGAGACCAAGTTTTGGTGCGAGAGATTTTGCAAGAGCTGTACCTCTCCAAGCACCTTTTCCAACCACTCATGGTCGTCTCCGACCGGGACACGCTTACAAGCAAAATGTCCGAGAGAGACACCATCTAGGACGTGTCTGACCAGCAAAACCACGCCCTTGCCACCTTTGCCGAGAACTTTTTCCTCCACAAAGAAACGCTTGAAGTAGTCTGGGCTGAATGCTGACGAAGATATCCCTTGACTTTGAACGGGAGAGGTTCTGGACGTGGGTTCACTCGTAGGCCCGGCGGGCAGTGCAGATCGAACTAGGCGACGGTGCGGCGAAGAAGGTCTCGTTGAGCTTTCTGAACTCGGTAGACTGTTGTCAAGCATGCGAAAGTAGTTTGGATTGATAAATTCTGCTTCTGGATCTGTGCTGTCACGATGCCTCCCTCGATTGGGTTCATGCATTGGACGGTGGCATAGCGGGCAATTCGCAAGCTCCATATCACCCTCACCCTCGTCCGCAGTGTTTCTCAAAGCAAGTTGCTGAGAATCATGATCGAAGACCACCACGGAATCGTTGTGTCGACTATCCTTGTTGTCAGTTGCGGAAGTGGCTTGGAAGCAGCAGCGGCTTAACGTACAGCACCACGTCCAGGTTGCCGCCATTGTACGGTATCATAGACATGTTGTTCAGCATTTTTCCTTACCATGGCTGGAGGTGAAAAAGCGAAGGAGCCGCTTCTTTGTCATGCGTCATCCTTTTGAAATCGGACGCCCTGCTGAAAGTTACGATGACACCAGCGGACCCCACAATGAGGGCGGTGAGGAAGAAGCCTTATACTTAAATTGTGCGACCAACGTGGAGATCGACATGGACCCAACTCCGTCAACTAGGATAAGAGTTTCTACTTGTGACAAGTAGTCTACATGAATCAAATGGTCATTTAAAAAAGAAGTGGGTTAGATTTCTCTCAAAATCGGGGTATCTTGAATAGTCACAGATTTCTTGTCCGACGTGGCTAGGAGTTCGTCATTAAAGACGGTGCACAATTATGCGTTTTTCAGGAGCATGCCTGGATATGGAATATCCTCCTGGATTCAACTGGCAGGCGATGCGAGCGGAAGCCCTTTCCCCCCCGTCGGCGGGAGGCAAGACTGTAAGGACAACCGCGACGCGGCTCGGCGATGATATGCCGTGTGTGCAATTCGATGATCAAATCGTCGTGCCTATAGAGACAGTGCAATGATCTGGATTTAGGTCGAGGTGCCGTCGATATATGACCTTAGGCACCAGTGCCCAGGTTCATCGTTCAGTCCTCCTCGCCACTCTCGACATCACTGACTTCGAGATTCGCAAtggaatcatcatcgtcttcgtcatcttcgaAGCCTCCGAACTCTCCTTCAGGCTGCGACTCAGAGGACTCGACCTTCTCCTCGGTAGGTTCTGCGACTGCCTCATCGAGCTTGCGCTTACGACCCATTTCGCCCAAACGACCCTCACGACCCTCAATCTTCTCGCTGTCGTCGTTGGGTGCCTTGGGAGGGGGAGTGTACCAGGGAATCTTGCCCCGCAAAAAGTCGTTGATCACCATCTTGGCAACACCATCTAGGTCTGGCTCACCTCCTCTCAGAAGACGGCCACCCTTGCGGGCAAGACGACTCAGGAAGTCGATAGCGTCCTGAGAGTCCTTGATTCCATACGTACGCTCAAGATGGCGGGGTTGCACACGGCGCAGAATGGCAGGAATGTACTGCTCAGGATTTTCCACATTCTCCACACGGCAAACACCACGCAACAGAATATCTTCCTCGGTGTCGTTCTGGTTGGGCGGGACAACTCCAGGGCAATCAATGAGGTAGATGCGCTTCATGAGTGTCACGTACTGCCACACCTTGGTTTCACCAGGAATGGGAGCGACCGTGCacaccttcttcttgcggagcgtgttgatgatggaggatTTGCCCGTATTGGGGTATCCGATCAAGCCAACAGAGATTTGCTTGCGGTCTGAATGAAGCGAAGAGAACTGACGGAGAAGCTGGATCAATGAACCCTTGCCAAAGGAGTTGTTGATCGATGCGTGGAAAGCGAGGGTCGGATAATCTTTTGAAAGATGACGAACCCAAGCAGCCTGAGATATCATGTTAGCGTACGGTcacgaaaaaaaacatgATGTGAATGACAAGGATGATGTGTGGGATGTTACTAAGAGTTCAACTATCAAGCCACCATAGATAGGCAGAAGTAGAACTCAACTCTTAAACAAAACACGTATGTCCCTTACGACTAGCCTTCAAGACGAAGGCCAGTCAACCTCGCTTCAGAAAGAAGTTTGGTGCGGGACATTGTCAATCTACCAAAGCTGTAACAGACGGACCTCcattgaaagaaaaaatacGACAAAAAGTCGCAGGAAGAAGCCTTGACTTAGCGATGGAACGGCGCGATGGCCGAGGAAAGGGGGATGGGATAAAGCAGCGCGATCGAGAGAGGGACAGAGCAGAAGATGCATAAACACAAAGGGGAAAACGAAGAACTGTAGCAAACTTACAGCGACACCTGTGGGGACCAAGTCGGTCTTGTTCAGCACGAAGATAAGATGCTTGTGAGGTGCTTCCTCGCGGATGTATTTTTCAACACTTCGACAGCGGGTACCGATCGGATCACGAGCATCGAGGACATGAATGACGACGTCGGAAGAGTCGATGACCTTGTACAGCTCGTTCCAGATACGTTTGCTTTGTCCTTTGGAGAAAACGGCCTCGCGTGCAGTGGTGAAGACTGTATCTTCAACAGCACCGACATCACTGGCGACAATGGGAGTTCCATCCTCATGTGTCCCTTGATCGTTTTTCTCAAGATACGAATCGTGTGTCTTGGCAGTCTCATCAGCAAGGTCTTCCAAGGAAGTAACCCCCAGCTTGACACGCTTTCGTTGGGCCTTTGGACCGAAGGTATCATTGAACGGGTTGTTCTCAATTTCCATCTTCGCCTGGTGCTGCTTGAGGCCATTTACACCATTGGTGTTGTCCCGGATTAGACTCATCGGGAGTTTGTTGGTCTTCAAGAGCACCTGGTAGGGGTCGGAAGCACGCTCAGCGACAGCTTCGCGGAATGAAGTCAAAGCTTCCTGTGAGATGACTCGA
The nucleotide sequence above comes from Penicillium oxalicum strain HP7-1 chromosome II, whole genome shotgun sequence. Encoded proteins:
- a CDS encoding Nucleolar GTP-binding protein 2; protein product: MGTGKKEASRKVRQGKVNDGMGNVKMKGENFYRDAKKIKTLNMFKDGKARRNAAGDITVAASYQSRDAPVARIEPNRKWFGNTRVISQEALTSFREAVAERASDPYQVLLKTNKLPMSLIRDNTNGVNGLKQHQAKMEIENNPFNDTFGPKAQRKRVKLGVTSLEDLADETAKTHDSYLEKNDQGTHEDGTPIVASDVGAVEDTVFTTAREAVFSKGQSKRIWNELYKVIDSSDVVIHVLDARDPIGTRCRSVEKYIREEAPHKHLIFVLNKTDLVPTGVAAAWVRHLSKDYPTLAFHASINNSFGKGSLIQLLRQFSSLHSDRKQISVGLIGYPNTGKSSIINTLRKKKVCTVAPIPGETKVWQYVTLMKRIYLIDCPGVVPPNQNDTEEDILLRGVCRVENVENPEQYIPAILRRVQPRHLERTYGIKDSQDAIDFLSRLARKGGRLLRGGEPDLDGVAKMVINDFLRGKIPWYTPPPKAPNDDSEKIEGREGRLGEMGRKRKLDEAVAEPTEEKVESSESQPEGEFGGFEDDEDDDDSIANLEVSDVESGEED